From Humisphaera borealis, the proteins below share one genomic window:
- a CDS encoding ABC transporter ATP-binding protein gives MALRLELLKKQYVGPDGSAVPVIDVPEFSLGDSEQVALVGGSGTGKTTLLHLIAGILTPDSGRIIFSGTGDGEANVGESDIAALSEGQRDVFRGRNLGYIFQSHHLLPGFTALENVLLGMSFTHRAADPAWAKSLLKEVGLGERLHYKPAKLSVGQQQRVAVARALANRPKLVLADEPTGALDPKTAQQVLALVRKLCDEVKASLLLVSHDPAIVEQLPRRVSLAELNRASMV, from the coding sequence TTGGCACTTCGTCTTGAGTTGCTCAAGAAACAGTACGTCGGCCCGGACGGGTCGGCGGTGCCGGTGATCGACGTCCCCGAGTTCTCGCTCGGCGACAGCGAACAGGTCGCACTCGTCGGCGGTAGCGGCACCGGCAAGACCACGCTGCTGCACCTTATTGCCGGCATCCTGACGCCGGACAGCGGGCGGATCATCTTCTCGGGGACGGGTGACGGCGAAGCGAATGTCGGCGAGTCCGACATCGCCGCACTGTCGGAAGGGCAACGCGACGTCTTCCGCGGCCGCAACCTCGGCTACATCTTCCAATCGCATCATCTGCTGCCGGGTTTCACGGCGTTGGAAAACGTGCTGCTGGGCATGAGCTTCACGCATCGCGCCGCCGACCCCGCCTGGGCGAAGAGCCTTCTCAAGGAAGTCGGTCTCGGCGAACGCCTGCACTATAAACCTGCAAAACTTTCCGTCGGCCAGCAGCAGCGCGTGGCCGTGGCGCGGGCGTTGGCGAACCGGCCGAAGTTGGTGCTTGCCGACGAGCCGACCGGCGCACTCGATCCCAAAACAGCACAACAGGTTCTCGCCCTGGTTCGCAAGCTTTGTGATGAAGTGAAAGCCAGTCTGCTGCTGGTCAGCCATGACCCGGCGATCGTCGAGCAACTGCCCAGACGTGTGTCGCTGGCGGAACTGAACCGAGCGTCGATGGTGTAG
- a CDS encoding ABC transporter permease has translation MNLFQLILKQMRQRALSTWLTLLSVLLGTALATGILLLRHGGESLFVQKEYGYDVIVGSGRGSPLQLVLNTAYHLDKSPGNLPYWVYEELSIRPKGPPQAGRFDYFKHVRLAIPFARGDTYKSRPIIATSPKMFGFDEELNPIPVYKVDDNGKPTDEMSDSIFQIRPGERFELAEGRIFHPKKFEAVIGAEVARNLNLKIGSTMHATHGDSQDTGPEKEGEHHGEHDEHAHAEEWTIVGILKPTSTANDRCIYIPLISFYCIPAHDDAQKAQAAAQMGLRNTEAKPTQPANPYTIEKDGTINLATSSGKWQISGVLVKSRGGITPTNLMYHINNGGIPDAVAVNPASTMRDFFATFLKPSSQILLMISILVSVLAGVGILVSIYNSVSARNKEIAILRALGATKTKVLLLICLEAGFIGLVGGILGWMAGHAIGAVASNAMEKSVGQGFNWLRVGSEELLYLGLVVVIAVFAGLVPALKAYRTPVATNLVAG, from the coding sequence ATGAACCTCTTCCAACTCATCCTCAAGCAGATGCGCCAGCGAGCACTCAGCACCTGGCTCACGCTGCTCTCGGTTCTGCTCGGCACGGCACTGGCGACCGGCATTCTGCTGCTGCGGCATGGCGGGGAGTCGCTGTTTGTGCAGAAGGAGTACGGCTACGACGTCATCGTCGGCTCCGGTCGCGGGTCGCCGTTGCAACTTGTGCTGAACACTGCCTATCACCTGGACAAGAGCCCGGGGAATCTGCCGTACTGGGTGTATGAAGAGCTGAGCATCCGCCCGAAGGGGCCGCCGCAGGCGGGGCGGTTTGACTACTTCAAGCACGTTCGGCTGGCGATCCCCTTTGCCCGCGGCGACACGTACAAGAGCCGGCCGATCATCGCGACGTCTCCCAAGATGTTCGGCTTCGACGAAGAGCTGAACCCGATCCCCGTCTACAAGGTCGACGATAACGGAAAGCCGACGGACGAAATGTCGGACAGCATCTTTCAGATTCGTCCCGGCGAGCGGTTTGAGCTGGCCGAGGGGCGGATCTTTCATCCGAAGAAGTTCGAAGCGGTGATCGGTGCCGAAGTCGCCCGGAATCTGAACCTGAAGATCGGCAGCACCATGCACGCCACGCATGGCGACAGCCAGGACACCGGACCGGAGAAAGAAGGGGAACACCACGGCGAGCATGATGAGCACGCCCACGCCGAGGAATGGACGATCGTGGGCATCCTGAAGCCGACGAGCACGGCCAACGACCGCTGCATCTACATCCCGCTGATCAGCTTCTACTGCATTCCCGCCCACGACGACGCACAGAAAGCCCAGGCCGCTGCCCAGATGGGGCTGCGGAACACGGAAGCCAAGCCCACGCAGCCGGCGAACCCGTACACCATCGAAAAAGACGGGACCATCAACCTTGCGACGTCATCAGGGAAGTGGCAGATCTCCGGCGTGCTGGTCAAGAGCCGGGGCGGCATCACGCCGACCAACCTGATGTACCACATCAACAACGGCGGCATTCCCGACGCCGTCGCGGTAAACCCGGCGTCAACGATGCGGGACTTCTTCGCGACGTTCCTGAAACCCAGCAGCCAGATCCTGCTGATGATCTCGATCCTCGTCAGCGTGCTGGCGGGGGTGGGGATCCTGGTGAGCATCTACAACTCGGTGTCGGCCCGGAACAAAGAAATTGCGATCCTGCGGGCCTTGGGCGCGACCAAGACCAAGGTGCTTCTGCTGATCTGCCTGGAGGCGGGCTTCATTGGCCTGGTCGGTGGTATTCTCGGCTGGATGGCCGGGCATGCGATCGGTGCGGTGGCGTCCAACGCGATGGAAAAGTCGGTCGGCCAAGGCTTTAACTGGCTCCGTGTCGGTTCCGAAGAATTGCTGTACCTGGGGCTGGTGGTAGTCATCGCGGTATTCGCGGGCCTGGTGCCGGCGCTCAAGGCTTACCGTACACCGGTGGCGACGAACCTGGTGGCGGGATAG